From the genome of Bdellovibrionota bacterium:
CGTTCGTCCGGAGGTGGTGGACCTGATGGTGGAGATGCTCAATCGCGACATCGTGCCGGTTGTCCCTTGCCAAGGTTCGGTGGGGGCCAGCGGGGACCTCGCTCCACTAGCCCATATGGCTCTTGCGATGATCGGCGAAGGAACCGTGGAATGGAACGGGGAGCGTGTTCCCTCCAAAAAAGCATTCGCGGACGCCTCACTCAAGCCCTTAACCCCTGCGGCAAAGGAGGGTCTGGCCCTCTTGAACGGCACGCAGATGATGACGGCGATGGGGGGGCTGGCGCTCCTGCGCGGAGAAAACGCTCTCCGTCATGTGGACGTTGCCGCCGCGATGACGTTGGAGGCGGTTCTCGGCACGCCGAAAGCCTATGACGAACGGGTGCACAAGCTTCGTCCACACCCGGGCCAGACCGATGCTGCCTATAACCTCCGGCTCTTGACGGCCGGCAGCGAAATTTCAACGTCGCACCGCGATTGCGATCGCGTACAGGATGCCTACTCGGTTCGGTGCGCTCCTCAGGTCCACGGCGCCGGTCGGGATGCGCTGACGTATGTCCGCTCTGTTTTAGAGCGAGAAATGAACAGCGTGACCGACAACCCGATTTTGTTCCCCGGCGAAAAAGATCCGATCGCCTCGGCGGGGAATTTTCACGGTCAACCCGTCGCCGTGGCTCTCGACACGATGGCGCTCGCATTGACCGGCGTGGCATCGATCAGCGAGCGACGGATATTCCGTCTCCTAGATCCGAAGCTCTCCGAACTTCCGGCCGGGCTGACGTCGGACGCCGGATTGAAGTCGGGATTGATGATGGCGCAGGTGACGGCCGCTTCACTGGTGAGCGAGTGCAAGACGCTCTCTCATCCGGCAAGTGTTGATTCGATTCCGACCTGGGCCGATCAAGAAGATCACGTCAGCATGGGAGCGTTCGCCGCCCGAAAGGCGGAGCAGATTGTGGACGCGTTCGAAAAGGTCATTGCGATCGAATTGATATGCGCCGCCCAGGGACTCGAATACCGAAAACCTCTCCGTCCTTCGAAAGGCGTCGAGGCGGCCGTTAAAGCGCTTCGTACCGTCGTGCCTTCGGTGACCGAAGATCGGCAATTGACGCCCGATTTCGAAGTGGCCGTGGGCCTGATTCGAAGTCGAACTCTTCTGGAGGCAGTTCAAGACGTCGTCGGAGAGCTCAAATGAGCGGCGCTAGAACGATCCGCGCTCCTCGAGGACTCTCGATCACCTGCAAGGGTTGGGGACAAGAAGCTGCCATGCGGATGCTCATGAACAACCTCGATCCCGACGTGGCCGAGAAGCCGGACGAACTCATCATTTACGGCGGGACAGGAAAGGCGGCGAGAAGCTGGGAGGATTTCGACCGGATTGTGGCGACGCTCAAACGGCTGAAGAACGATGAAACGATGTTGGTTCAGTCGGGCCGAGCCGTGGGTGTCGTGCAAACGCACGAGGAGGCGCCGCGCGTTTTAATTTCGAACGCCATGTTGGTTCCGGCGTGGGCGACCTGGGAAAACTTTTGGGAGCTGGAACGCAAGGGACTCACGATGTTCGGCCAGATGACGGCCGGAAGCTGGATTTATATTGGGACGCAGGGAATTTTGCAGGGGACGTACGAAACGTTCGGCGAGGCGGCGCGAAAACATTTCAATTCGTCGTTGAAAGGGAGGTGGGTGCTCTCCGGCGGACTCGGCGGGATGGGAGGCGCGCAGCCGCTAGCGGTTACCATGAATGACGGAGTTTTTCTCGGTGTCGAAGTTGATCCCGCTCGTATCGAGCGGCGGCTCAAGACACGCTATCTCGACGAAAAAGCCGAGAATCTGGACGACGCACTCCGTCGGGTTCAACGGGCCGTTCAAGAAAAGAGAGCACTTTCCGTGGCCGTCGTGGCGAACGCCGCGGACGTATTCGGCGAACTCGTCCGGAGAAAAATCGTGCCGGACTTGGCGACCGATCAGACTTCGGCGCACGATCCGCTCAACGGATATGTTCCCCAGAACCTAACGCTCGCGGAAGCTGCGGATTTACGGCGGAAAAACCCGGAAGATTATGTCCGGCGAAGCCAGGCTTCCATGGCCGTCCAGGTTCGGGCGATGCTTTCGATGCAGAAGTCGGGCGCTGCCGTGTTTGATTACGGCAACAACATTCGCGGTCAGGCGAAGATTGCCGGTGTCGAAAATGCATTCGATTTTCCCGGTTTCGTCCCCGCGTATATCCGGCCGCTCTTTTGCGAAGGAAAGGGGCCGTTTCGGTGGGCGGCGCTCTCCGGCGACCCGAAGGACTTGGCGCGCACCGACCGGGCGATCCTCGAACTCTTTCCGAAGAACGAGGGTTTGCATCGCTGGATTCGCTTGGCGAGTGAGCGGGTCGCGTTTCAGGGTCTTCCGGCGCGAATTTGCTGGCTCGGTTACGGCGAACGGGCGAAAGCGGGACTTCGGTTCAACGAGCTGGTGGCCAACGGAGAAATTTCGGCGCCGATCGTCATCGGCCGCGATCATCTCGACTGCGGCTCCGTAGCGTCTCCGAATCGGGAGACCGAAGGGATGAAAGACGGCAGCGACGCGATCGCCGACTGGCCGATCTTAAACGCCATGGCGAACGTGGCGAGCGGAGCCTCATGGGTGTCGGTTCATCATGGAGGGGGTGTGGGGATCGGCTATTCGATCCATGCGGGAATGGTGGCGGTGGCGGACGGGACACCGATGGCTGCGCGGCGTTTGCAGCGCGTCTTGACGACCGATCCTGCCACGGGCGTCATCCGACATGCCGACGCCGGATACGAAAAAGCCATTGCTGTTGCCAAAGAGCGAGGGGTAGATCTCGCTCGATGAAGTCCAATCCGGCGACAACGATCCTTGTCGGAAACATTGGCCAATGCCTGACGCTTGATTCGGCTCAAAACGGCAACCCGCTTGGATTGATTTCAAACTCCGCCGTCGCGATTGCAGGCGAGAAAATTCTTTGGGTGGGCCCGGAAAAGAGTTTGCCCAAGGAATATCGCGAGGCCCGGACGATCGACGCAGAAGGAGCGCTGGTCACGCCCGGATTGATCGACTGCCACACGCATCTTCTGTTCGGCGGTTCGCGGGCGGATGAATTCTTCGCCCGCCTCCAAGGCGAGACGTACGAGTCGATTGCGAAAAAGGGGGGCGGAATCCAGAAAACGGTGGCGGCCACCGAGAAGGCAACGGATCGAGAATTGTTGGATACCGCTCGAAAGCGGCTGGACCGTTTTCTTTCGTACGGCGTGACGACGGTGGAAGTCAAGAGCGGATACGGCCTTTCGACCGAGAGCGAATTGCGAATTCTGCGGTTGCTTCGAAAACTGGAACATCCGGCGAATGTCATTCCGACATTTCTAGGAGCGCATATCGTGCCCAACGCGTATTCGAAAAAACGGGGAGAGTACGTGCGCCTCGTATGCGAAGAGATGCTGCCCAAAGTGAACGAAGGGAAACTATCGAACATCTGCGATGTTTTTTGTGAAGAGGGCGCGTTCACGGTGGACGAGAGCCGGGCCATTTTATCGGCGGCGAAAGAATTGGGGATGAAAGTAAAAATCCATGCGGATCAATTGTCGTGCACGGGTGCGGCGGAACTCGCGGCGGAGATGAACGCGCTGTCGGCCGATCATTTGGAGCATGCGAGCGATGCAGGAATTCGTGCGATGGCAAAGGGCGGCGTGGTGGGCGTACTTCTTCCGGGAGCGGTATTCTCGCTCGGAAAGCGAACGTATCCGCCGGCGAGAAAACTGCTGGATGCCGGCGTTTCGGTTGCCATTTCGACCGACTGCAATCCGGGGACGTCGAACACGGAAAACCTTCCTTTGATGATGTCGCTCGCGGCGGTGGAACTGCGAATGACGCTCGGAGAGATTTGGTTGGCTGTGACCAGAAATGCTGCGCGAGCTCTGGGACTCTCAGACCGAGGATCAATTCGAAAAGGTCTTCGCGCCGATTTCGTGATCTGGGACGCGGTCGACGCGATGGAAGTGCCCTACCGTTACGGTGCCGCCCGTCCCCGGACGACCATTACCGGCGGCAATAAGTGTCAGGCGCCTGCTGACAATTGCACCTGACGGTTAAAGTTGTCAGTTTCGGTGTACCTGACACCCCTATCGTGCTTGAATCACCTGGCATACGAGTTGCTTTTTTGATCGATCATCATGACCACAAAACAAAAAATAGAGGTTGCCGTTGTTATAGGGTTTGCCGTCCTCTTTAACGCAAACACCTATGCCGAAGAATCAATCCCAAAGCCTAAATCGGTCGGTGTCGCGTTGGCTCTTGGACTCGATCCAATTCCGGGCGATTCCCTGATATATTCGGGGCGTCCGGTGCAAGCATTAGGGTCCTTTCTTCTGGGTGCGGCCGGAGCAGGTCTTATCGGGCTTGGCGTTGGTTTGAATGCAGGCAGCCCAAGTGCCGAACAGCAAAGCGCGGGCACATGGATTGCTCTTGGTGTGATGTTGTATGCTCCAGCATACGCCTGGGATCTCATTGGAGGCGTGGCTTTTGCCAAAAGACACAACGCGGAGATCGAGAAGCGAAAGAGAACCAGTTTCTTACAAACGCTGCAACCCACGCTGGCGGTGACACCGGACGGTGCTCTCGCCGGTGCCCGGTTCGATTTTTGAGACGGAGGAGACCCCACGCAAAGGAACTCCAAAATTTTGATCTTCAGCCTGGTTTCAACTCTCGCGTCGTGCGGCGGTTCGGCCGTGGAGGTGGGAACAGGTGATCCTTTCTCGTCTCTCGATACACAACCCACGGGATTTGAACTCGCAACAATCATCACAGGCCTGGATTCCTATTTTGTGACAGCGGAGGAATTCCCTTTTGGTTCTGAAGTAACAAAGGACTGCCCGTCAGGTGGGACATTTACCGAAAACGTTCAGGTCAGCGAAACGGAGAATGGCGCAACCCTAACAGGAGACGTCTCGGTCTCGGCATGCTCAGTATCCTTTTTTATTGACGGTCAGGCACGTGAAGAATCTCTCACCGGAACCATTCATGTGAGGAGCGACTTGACTCAAACTGATGAGATTGTTCAATTCTCCGTCGCTCTCTCAGTAAGTGGCGACCTGGGATTTTCAATGGAATGCGACGTTCAGTTTCGTCATTCCAACACGGACTTCTCCCATACAGGCTCAGGCCAATGTGTTTTTCACGATCAAGAAGGGACGACCGTCACAGTGTCCGGTGATGAGTTGGTTGGACTTAGGTCGCAAACGCCGATCATATAGACTCGGGGTCAAGCCGACCCGAATAGTTCAAAGCCATTACAAACGGTCTTTAAAAGCGGCCGGCTATTCCAGCCCTAGGGCGAAACGAAGCGCTTCGTCGATGCCCTGCATTTTCGTCGACGGCAGCAGGCAAACTCTGGCGGAAAGAGACCTCTTCGGGATCGTGGTTACCGTGTCGAGATTTGCGACGCACGGTCGAGGTAGTCCTTCGCTTTTCCCTAAAGGGACTTCGACAGGCAGATCTCGAATCCGCGTCGTAATCGGAGCGACGGTTACAAGATCTCTGACTTGATATGCCTCGTCCCGGGATAGAAGAACGACCGGCCTACGCCCCGCTGGTTTAGAGACTTCCGCCCACCATACTTCCCCCCGTTTCATTCCCAGGATTCCTCGGCGAGCAGGTACGTAGCGGCCTCTTCGGCCGCCTTGATTTCATCTGCGGTTTCCGGATTTTTTGAATAACCCACAATATACTGTTCAATTTTCTTTCTTCGTGTCTGACTCTCCATAAATGAACGGATCGCCCGCTGAATAAATGAACTTCGAGATTCCCCCGAGTTCTTCCGAAATTTTTCCATTTGCCGAAGCAGCGCGTGTGGCAAACTGATGGCCAGCTTCTCGCACAGGTCGTTCGAACTTCTCGACATACTAAAGGAATACCATATTCATACCGCGAATAAAAGTTTCTATCGGACCGCGGGGGCGGCGGGCGCATCGCCCTGTCGGAGCCTGTCGATATCGAGCGAACTCTCCCGGCCGTCGCTCGCAGGGTCACGTTGATCGATGAAAAAGGCCAGGGTTGAGCGGAGTTAACGAGCGAACCAGGAAATCACTCCCTCTCTACTTGACATTACCCGCCTATCCCATTAAAAAGACGCGTTTTTTAAGCTCGTCGGAAATGAAAACCTATTCACAGAAAACAGCCGAAGTGGAACGGAATTGGCGCATCGTGGATGCGCAGGACAAGGTTCTGGGGCGCTTGGCCTCGCAGATCGCCGTGACGCTGCGGGGAAAAGACAAGGCGACGTTTACGCCGCACATCGACGGCGGGGACTTCGTGATCGTCGTCAACGCCGAGAAGGTTCATCTCACCGGCGCCAAAGAGGACGGAAAGATTTATTACCAGCACACTCGGTTTCGAGGCGGCCTCAAATCCTGGCCGGCGAGACGGATGCGTGAAATACACCCCGAAGAGATGATCCGCCGGGCGGTCTGGGGAATGCTCCCCAAAGGTCCGCTGGGAAGGGAAATGATTAAGAAACTCAAGGTCTACAAGGGGTCGGCCCACCCGCACGTAGCGCAGCAGCCTAAGCCGCTTGCGATCGCAAAATAAGGAACAGATTCCATGCCGAAAGCGTTTTACAAGTTTGCCAGTGTTGGAAAGAGAAAGACGGCGGTGGCCCGCGTTTACATGAATCCAGGAAAAGGAAACTGGGAAATCAATGAGCGCGGGCTCGAAGACTATTTTCCAACGAGGTCTTTGCAGACGACCGTAAATGAGGCGTTTGAAACGACCGGCACGGCGGGACAATTCGATGTCAAAATCCGCGTTGTGGGCGGGGGAGTCACAGGCCAGGCCGATGCAGTGAGGCACGGCATCGCTCGTGCGTTGCTTCGTGCCGATGTGGCGCACCGGCCGAAATTAAAAACGGCGGGTCTGTTGACACGAGATTCGAGAAAGAAGGAACGGAAGAAATATGGACAGCCGGGAGCGCGGAAGCGTTTCCAATACTCGAAGCGATAAATCGATTTTCCGAAACGTACGGGGTGCAACGGAAAAAAGGGGCTTTTGCCCCTTTTTTTATGATCAAATTCTGAACGGGCAGGGGGAAGAATGAAACAGCCGAAATATATTTTTGTGACGGGCGGCGTGGTTTCGTCGTTGGGAAAGGGCCTGGCGGCGGCCTCGATCGGGGCGCTGCTCGAAAATCGCGGGCTCAAAGTCACGATGCAGAAATTGGATCCTTACATCAACGTGGATCCAGGGACGATGTCCCCTTTTCAGCACGGTGAAGTGTTCGTCACCGCCGACGGAGCGGAGACCGATCTCGATTTGGGGCACTACGAACGATTCACGTCCGCCAAAATGACCCGCGCCAATAACGTTACCACCGGCAAAGTTTACGAGTCGGTCATCACGAAGGAGCGAAGAGGAGATTATTTGGGCGCGACGGTCCAGGTGATTCCGCACATTACCGACGAGATCAAATCGTTGATTCGCGCCAACGCGAAGAATTCGGACGTCGCCATCATCGAGGTTGGGGGGACGGTAGGAGACATCGAAAGCCAGCCGTTTGTCGAGGCCATTCGGCAGTTTCGAGCCGAGGACGGCAGGCAAAACACGCTCTACATCCACCTGACGCTCGTTCCGTTTATACCGACGGCTGGAGAATTAAAGACCAAGCCGACACAACATTCGGTTAAGGCATTACAGCAATTGGGTATCCAGCCCGATATCCTTCTTTGCCGGACCGATCGTTTTCTCTCCCCGGAAATCAAAAAGAAGATCGGTCTCTTCTGCAACTTGACTCCGGACGCCGTCAT
Proteins encoded in this window:
- the hutH gene encoding histidine ammonia-lyase; its protein translation is VRPEVVDLMVEMLNRDIVPVVPCQGSVGASGDLAPLAHMALAMIGEGTVEWNGERVPSKKAFADASLKPLTPAAKEGLALLNGTQMMTAMGGLALLRGENALRHVDVAAAMTLEAVLGTPKAYDERVHKLRPHPGQTDAAYNLRLLTAGSEISTSHRDCDRVQDAYSVRCAPQVHGAGRDALTYVRSVLEREMNSVTDNPILFPGEKDPIASAGNFHGQPVAVALDTMALALTGVASISERRIFRLLDPKLSELPAGLTSDAGLKSGLMMAQVTAASLVSECKTLSHPASVDSIPTWADQEDHVSMGAFAARKAEQIVDAFEKVIAIELICAAQGLEYRKPLRPSKGVEAAVKALRTVVPSVTEDRQLTPDFEVAVGLIRSRTLLEAVQDVVGELK
- the hutU gene encoding urocanate hydratase — its product is MSGARTIRAPRGLSITCKGWGQEAAMRMLMNNLDPDVAEKPDELIIYGGTGKAARSWEDFDRIVATLKRLKNDETMLVQSGRAVGVVQTHEEAPRVLISNAMLVPAWATWENFWELERKGLTMFGQMTAGSWIYIGTQGILQGTYETFGEAARKHFNSSLKGRWVLSGGLGGMGGAQPLAVTMNDGVFLGVEVDPARIERRLKTRYLDEKAENLDDALRRVQRAVQEKRALSVAVVANAADVFGELVRRKIVPDLATDQTSAHDPLNGYVPQNLTLAEAADLRRKNPEDYVRRSQASMAVQVRAMLSMQKSGAAVFDYGNNIRGQAKIAGVENAFDFPGFVPAYIRPLFCEGKGPFRWAALSGDPKDLARTDRAILELFPKNEGLHRWIRLASERVAFQGLPARICWLGYGERAKAGLRFNELVANGEISAPIVIGRDHLDCGSVASPNRETEGMKDGSDAIADWPILNAMANVASGASWVSVHHGGGVGIGYSIHAGMVAVADGTPMAARRLQRVLTTDPATGVIRHADAGYEKAIAVAKERGVDLAR
- the hutI gene encoding imidazolonepropionase produces the protein MKSNPATTILVGNIGQCLTLDSAQNGNPLGLISNSAVAIAGEKILWVGPEKSLPKEYREARTIDAEGALVTPGLIDCHTHLLFGGSRADEFFARLQGETYESIAKKGGGIQKTVAATEKATDRELLDTARKRLDRFLSYGVTTVEVKSGYGLSTESELRILRLLRKLEHPANVIPTFLGAHIVPNAYSKKRGEYVRLVCEEMLPKVNEGKLSNICDVFCEEGAFTVDESRAILSAAKELGMKVKIHADQLSCTGAAELAAEMNALSADHLEHASDAGIRAMAKGGVVGVLLPGAVFSLGKRTYPPARKLLDAGVSVAISTDCNPGTSNTENLPLMMSLAAVELRMTLGEIWLAVTRNAARALGLSDRGSIRKGLRADFVIWDAVDAMEVPYRYGAARPRTTITGGNKCQAPADNCT
- a CDS encoding type II toxin-antitoxin system PemK/MazF family toxin — encoded protein: MKRGEVWWAEVSKPAGRRPVVLLSRDEAYQVRDLVTVAPITTRIRDLPVEVPLGKSEGLPRPCVANLDTVTTIPKRSLSARVCLLPSTKMQGIDEALRFALGLE
- the rplM gene encoding 50S ribosomal protein L13, whose protein sequence is MKTYSQKTAEVERNWRIVDAQDKVLGRLASQIAVTLRGKDKATFTPHIDGGDFVIVVNAEKVHLTGAKEDGKIYYQHTRFRGGLKSWPARRMREIHPEEMIRRAVWGMLPKGPLGREMIKKLKVYKGSAHPHVAQQPKPLAIAK
- the rpsI gene encoding 30S ribosomal protein S9: MPKAFYKFASVGKRKTAVARVYMNPGKGNWEINERGLEDYFPTRSLQTTVNEAFETTGTAGQFDVKIRVVGGGVTGQADAVRHGIARALLRADVAHRPKLKTAGLLTRDSRKKERKKYGQPGARKRFQYSKR